A genomic segment from Pseudorca crassidens isolate mPseCra1 chromosome 6, mPseCra1.hap1, whole genome shotgun sequence encodes:
- the SPEG gene encoding striated muscle preferentially expressed protein kinase isoform X9 — MKLSPGQNRRSSDTGSKAPPTFKVSLMDQSVREGQDVTMSICVQGEPKPVVSWLRNRQPVRPDQRRFAEEAEGGLCQLRILAAERGDAGFYTCKAVNEYGARQCEARLEVRAHPESRSLAVLAPLQDVDVGAGEMALFECLVAGPADVEVDWLCRGRLLQPALLKCKMHFDGRKCKLLLTSVHEDDSGVYTCKLSTAKDELTCSARLTVRPSLAPLFTWLLEDIEVLEGRAARFDCKISGSPPPSVTWTQFGRPVEESENLRLRQEGGLHSLHIAHVGSEDEGLYEVSATNAHGQAHCSAQLYVEEPRTAATGPSSKLEKMPSIPEEPEQGELERLSMPDFLRPLQDLDVGLAKEAMLECQVTGLPYPTISWFHNGHRIQSSDDRRMTQYRDVHRLVFPTVGPQHAGVYKSVIANKLGKAACYAHLYVTDVVPGPPDGAPQVVAVTGKMITLAWNAPRSLDMAIDPDALTYTVQHQVLGSDHWTALVTGLRQPGWAATGLRKGVQHVFRVLSTTIKSSSKPSPPSEPVQLLDRGPPLEEAPAVLDKPDIVCVVEGQPASVTVTLNHVEAQVVWRSCRGALLEARAGVYELTQPDDDQYCLRICRVGRRDVGALTCTAHNRHGTQACSVTLELAEAPRFESIMEDVEVGAGETARFAVVVEGKPLPDIMWYKDEALLTESNHVSFVYEENECSLVVLSAGSQDGGVYTCTARNLAGEVSCKAELAVHSAQTAMEVEGVREDEERRGRRLSDFYDIHQEIGRGAFSYLRRVVERSSGLEFAAKFIPSQAKPKASAWREARLLARLQHDCILYFHEAFERRRGLVIVTELCTEELLERMARKPTVCESEIRAYMRQVLEGICYLHKNHVLHLDVKPENLLVWDGVEGEEQVRICDFGNAQKLTPGEPQYCQYGTPEFVAPEVVNQTPVSGVTDISHSSHLHPCSLTGISPFVGENDRTTLMNIRNYNVAFEETTFLSLSREARGFLIKVLVQDRLRPTAEETLEHPWFKAHARGAEVSTDHLKLFLSRRRWQRSQISYKCHLVLRPIPELLRAPPERVWVAVPRRPPPSGGLSSSSDSEEEELEELPSVPRPLQPEFSGSRVSLTDIPTEDEALGAPEAGAATPMDWQEQGKAPSQDQEAPSPQVLPSPGQEPSPRRGELRRGSSAESALPRAGPREPGRGLHKAASVELPQRRSPSPGATRLTRGGLGEGEYAQRLQALRQRLLRGGPEDGKVSGLRGPLLESLGGRARDPRLARAASSEAAPHHQHPPETRGLQKSSSFSQAEAEPGGRHRRAGAPLEIPVARLGARRLQESPSLSALSEAQLPSPVRPSAPKASEPPVATPSDAAQPSAPQPAREKAPESTPEPAPKPTQHPLAPQTLAPPLTPYAQIMQSLQLSGHAQGPPQGPVASPSQPKPHPAVFARVASPPPGASEKRLPSAGSPPGPAEKARVPTVPRRPGSSLSSSIENLESEAVFEAKFKRSRESPLSRGLRLLSRSRSEERGLFRGAEEEDGMYRPSPAGTPLELVRRPERSRSVQDLRAVGEPGLVRRLSLSLSQRLRRTPPAQRHPAWEARGGDGESSEGGSSARGSPVPAVRRRLSSTLERLSSRLQRSGSSEDSGGSSVRSTPLFSRLRRATSEGESLRRLGLAHNQLAAQAGATTPSAESLGSEASATSGSSAAPAESRRRLRWGLSRLRRDKGLSQPNLSGSVQENLGHQYVRSESDFPPVFHIKLKDQVLLEGEAATLLCLPAACPAPHISWMKDKQSLRSEPSVIIVSCKDGRQLLSIPRAGRRHAGLYECSATNVLGSTTSSCTVAVARIPGKLAPPEVPQTYQDTALVLWKPGDSRAPCTYTLEQRVDGESSWHPVSSGIPDCYYNVTHLPVGMTVRFRVACANRAGQGPFSSPSDKVLVRGMRDASALPSAAHRDAPVTSGPARAPPPDSPTSLAPSLSPFPAPAPPGPQSALLSPSSSPAPPSQALSSLKAVGPPPQTPPRKHRGLQAAQQVEATPPSAQVSPSEPKSSVPDTGTPTTASTSQGVKTASSSTPLYMVTSFVSAPPAPEPPAPEPPPEPTKVTGQSLSLAKDVVSSPGGGPPSAPRPESTTLRKGPPQKPYTFLEEKARGRFGVVRACRENATGRTFVAKIVPYVAEGKRRVLQEYEVLRTLHHERLMSLHEAYITPRYLVLIAESCGNRELLCGLSDRFRYSEDDVATYVVQLLQGLDYLHGRHVLHLDIKPDNLLLAPDNALKIVDFGSAQPYNPQALRPLGHRTGTLEFMAPEMVKGDPIGSATDIWGVGVLTYIMLSGRSPFYEPDPQETESRIVGGRFDAFQLYPNTSQSATLFLRKVLSVHPWSRPSLQDCLAHPWLQDAYLMKLRRQTLTFTTSRLKEFLGEQLRRRAEAATRHKVLLRSYPGSP; from the exons ATGAAGCTTAGTCCTGGCCAGAACCGCCGTTCCTCCGACACTGGCTCCAAGGCGCCCCCCACCTTCAAG GTCTCACTTATGGACCAGTCAGTGAGAGAAGGCCAAGACGTCACCATGAGCATCTGTGTGCAGGGCGAGCCCAAGCCCGTGGTTTCCTG GCTGAGAAACCGTCAGCCCGTGCGCCCAGACCAGCGGCGCTTCGCCGAGGAGGCAGAGGGTGGGCTTTGCCAGCTTCGGATCCTGGCCGCTGAGCGGGGCGACGCCGGCTTCTACACCTGCAAGGCGGTTAACGAATATGGCGCTCGGCAATGCGAGGCACGCCTGGAGGTCAGAG CACACCCTGAAAGCCGGTCCCTGGCCGTGCTGGCCCCCCTGCAGGACGTGGACGTGGGGGCCGGGGAGATGGCGCTGTTTGAGTGCCTGGTGGCAGGTCCTGCCGACGTGGAGGTAGACTGGCTGTGCCGAGGCCGCCTGCTGCAGCCCGCACTGCTCAAATGCAAGATGCATTTCGATGGCCGGAAATGCAAGCTGCTGCTCACCTCTGTGCACGAGGACGACAGTGGCGTCTACACCTGCAAGCTCAGCACGGCCAAAG ATGAGCTGACCTGCAGCGCCCGGCTGACAGTGCGGCCCTCGCTGGCGCCCCTGTTCACGTGGCTGCTGGAGGACATAGAGGTGCTGGAGGGACGCGCAGCCCGCTTCGACTGCAAGATCAGCGGCAGCCCGCCCCCCTCTGTTACCTGGACTCAGTTTG gccgCCCCGTGGAGGAAAGCGAGAACTTGCGACTTCGGCAGGAAGGAGGTCTGCACTCGCTGCACATCGCCCACGTAGGCAGTGAGGACGAGGGGCTCTACGAGGTCAGTGCCACCAACGCCCACGGCCAGGCCCACTGCTCAGCCCAGCTCTACGTGGAGGAGCCTCGGACGGCTGCCACTGGCCCTAG CTCGAAGCTGGAGAAGATGCCGTCCATCCCTGAGGAGCCGGAGCAGGGCGAGCTGGAGCGGCTGTCCATGCCCGACTTTCTGCGGCCGCTGCAGGACCTGGACGTGGGACTGGCCAAGGAAGCCATGCTGGAGTGCCAGGTGACCGGCCTGCCCTACCCCACCATCAGCTGGTTCCACAATGGCCACCGCATCCAGAGCAGCGATGACCGGCGCATGACACAGT ACCGGGATGTCCATCGCTTGGTGTTCCCCACTGTGGGACCTCAGCATGCTGGCGTCTACAAGAGCGTCATTGCCAACAAACTGGGCAAAGCGGCCTGCTATGCCCACCTCTACGTCACAG ATGTGGTTCCAGGCCCCCCAGATGGCGCCCCACAGGTAGTGGCTGTGACCGGAAAGATGATCACACTCGCATGGAACGCCCCCAGGAGTCTCGACATGGCCATCG ACCCGGACGCCCTGACCTACACTGTGCAGCACCAGGTGCTGGGCTCAGACCACTGGACGGCGCTGGTCACGGGCCTGCGGCAGCCTGGGTGGGCGGCCACCGGGCTGCGTAAGGGGGTCCAGCACGTCTTCCGGGTCCTCAGCACCACCATCAAGAGCAGCAGCAAGCCCTCGCCCCCCTCTGAGCCCGTGCAGCTGCTGGACCGCG GCCCGCCCCTGGAGGAGGCGCCTGCCGTGCTGGACAAGCCAGACATCGTGTGCGTGGTGGAGGGACAGCCTGCCAGTGTCACCGTCACCTTGAACCACGTGGAGGCCCAGGTCGTCTGGAGGAG CTGCCGAGGGGCCCTCCTAGAGGCCCGGGCGGGTGTGTATGAGCTGACCCAGCCAGACGATGACCAGTACTGTCTTCGGATCTGCCGGGTGGGCCGCCGGGACGTGGGGGCCCTCACTTGCACTGCTCACAACCGCCATGGCACACAGGCCTGCTCGGTCACACTGGAGCTGGCAG AGGCCCCTCGGTTTGAGTCCATCATGGAGGACGTTGAAGTGGGAGCTGGAGAAACCGCTCGCTTCGCCGTGGTGGTTGAGGGGAAACCACTGCCGGACATCATGTGGTACAAG GACGAGGCGCTGCTGACCGAGAGCAACCACGTGAGCTTCGTGTACGAGGAGAATGAGTGCTCCCTGGTGGTGCTCAGCGCGGGGTCCCAGGACGGAGGCGTCTACACCTGCACGGCCCGCAACCTGGCTGGCGAAGTCTCCTGCAAAGCAGAGTTGGCTGTGCACTCAG CTCAGACAGCTATGGAGGTGGAGGGGGTCAGGGAAGACGAGGAGCGGCGAGGAAGGAGACTCAGCGACTTCTATGACATCCACCAGGAGATCGGCAG GGGTGCCTTCTCCTACCTGCGGCGTGTAGTGGAGCGAAGCTCCGGCCTGGAGTTTGCAGCCAAGTTCATCCCCAGTCAGGCCAAGCCAAAGGCATCAGCGTGGCGAGAGGCCCGGCTGCTGGCCCGGCTCCAGCATGACTGCATCCTCTACTTCCATGAGGCCTTCGAGAGGCGCCGGGGACTGGTCATTGTCACCGAGCT CTGCACAGAGGAGCTGCTGGAGCGAATGGCCCGGAAACCCACCGTGTGTGAGTCTGAG ATCCGGGCCTACATGCGGCAGGTGCTAGAGGGAATATGCTACTTGCACAAGAACCATGTGCTGCACCTGGATGTCAAG cctgagaaccTGCTGGTATGGGATGGTGTGGAGGGTGAAGAGCAGGTGAGGATCTGTGACTTTGGGAACGCTCAGAAGCTGACTCCGGGAGAGCCCCAGTACTGCCAGTATGGTACACCCGAGTTCGTGGCACCCGAGGTTGTCAACCAGACCCCTGTCTCTGGGGTCACTGACAT CTCTCACTCCAGCCATCTCCACCCCTGCAGCCTGACGGGAATCTCTCCGTTTGTCGGAGAGAACGATCGGACAACATTGATGAACATCCGAAACTACAACGTGGCCTTCGAGGAGACCACGTTCCTGAGCCTGAGCAGGGAGGCCCGGGGCTTCCTCATCAAAGTGCTGGTGCAGGACCGGCT GAGGCCTACCGCAGAGGAGACCCTAGAACATCCTTGGTTTAAA GCACACGCAAGGGGCGCAGAGGTGAGCACGGATCACTTAAAGCTATTCCTCTCCCGGCGGAGATGGCAG CGCTCCCAGATCAGCTACAAGTGCCACCTGGTGCTGCGCCCCATCCCTGAGCTGCTGCGGGCACCCCCGGAGCGGGTGTGGGTGGCCGTACCCAGAAGACCACCCCCTAGTGGAGGGCTGTCGTCCTCCTCCGATTCTGAAGAGGAAGAGCTGGAGGAGCTGCCCTCAGTGCCCCGGCCACTGCAGCCTGAGTTCTCGGGCTCCCGGGTGTCCCTCACTGACATTCCCACTGAGGATGAGGCCCTGGGCGCCCCAGAGGCTGGGGCCGCCACCCCCATGGACTGGCAGGAGCAAGGAAAGGCCCCTTCTCAGGACCAGGAGGCCCCCAGCCCTCaggtcctcccctccccaggccaggAGCCCAGCCCCCGGCGGGGAGAGCTCCGGAGGGGCAGCTCGGCTGAGAGCGCCCTACCCCGGGCCGGGCCGAGGGAGCCGGGCCGGGGCCTGCACAAGGCAGCGTCTGTAGAGCTGCCGCAGCGCCGAAGCCCCAGCCCGGGGGCCACCCGCCTGACCCGAGGAGGCCTGGGCGAGGGCGAGTATGCCCAGAGGCTGCAGGCCCTGCGCCAGCGGCTGCTGCGGGGCGGCCCTGAGGATGGCAAGGTCAGCGGCCTAAGGGGCCCCCTGCTGGAGAGCCTGGGGGGCCGTGCCCGGGACCCCCGGCTGGCTCGGGCGGCCTCCAGCGAGGCAGCACCCCACCACCAGCACCCGCCCGAGACCCGGGGCCTGCAGAAGAGCAGCAGCTTCTCGCAGGCTGAGGCGGAGCCCGGGGGCCGGCACCGCCGAGCTGGGGCGCCCCTCGAGATCCCCGTGGCCCGGCTGGGGGCCCGCAGGCTGCAGGAGTCTCCCTCCTTGTCCGCCCTCAGCGAGGCCCAGCTACCTAGCCCGGTGCGGCCCAGTGCCCCTAAGGCTTCAGAACCTCCTGTCGCCACACCCAGTGATGCTGCACAGCCCTCGGCACCCCAGCCTGCCCGAGAGAAGGCCCCAGAGTCCACGCCAGAACCAGCCCCCAAGCCTACACAGCACCCCCTAGCTCCGCAAACCCTAGCGCCCCCCCTCACACCCTATGCCCAGATCATGCAGTCGCTCCAGCTGTCAGGCCACGCGCAAGGCCCCCCGCAGGGCCCTGTCGCATCGCCGTCGCAGCCCAAGCCCCACCCGGCTGTGTTCGCCAGGGTGGCCTCCCCACCTCCGGGAGCCTCCGAGAAGCGCCTGCCTTCAGCCGGGTCTCCGCCAGGGCCAGCCGAGAAAGCCCGGGTCCCTACGGTGCCCCGCAGGCCAGGGAGCAGTCTCAGCAGCAGCATCGAGAACCTGGAGTCGGAGGCCGTGTTCGAAGCCAAGTTCAAGCGCAGCCGTGAGTCGCCCCTGTCGCGGGGGCTGCGGCTGCTGAGCCGCTCGCGCTCCGAGGAGCGCGGCCTCTTCCGCGGCGCGGAGGAGGAGGACGGCATGTACCGGCCCAGCCCAGCGGGAACGCCGCTGGAGCTGGTGCGACGGCCTGAGCGCTCCCGCTCCGTGCAGGACCTCAGGGCGGTCGGGGAGCCGGGCCTCGTCCGCCGCCTCTCGCTGTCGCTGTCCCAGCGCCTGCGGCGGACCCCACCCGCGCAGCGCCACCCGGCCTGGGAGGCCCgcggtggggatggggagagctCAGAGGGCGGCAGCTCGGCACGGGGCTCCCCGGTACCGGCGGTGCGCAGGAGGCTCAGCTCCACGCTGGAGCGGCTGTCGAGCCGCTTGCAGCGCAGCGGCAGCAGCGAGGACTCCGGGGGCTCGTCGGTCCGTAGCACGCCGCTGTTCAGCCGGCTGCGCAGGGCCACGTCTGAGGGCGAGAGTCTGCGTCGCCTGGGCCTCGCGCACAACCAGCTGGCCGCCCAGGCCGGCGCCACCACGCCTTCTGCGGAGTCCCTGGGCTCCGAGGCCAGCGCCACGTCGGGCTCCTCAG CAGCTCCTGCAGAAAGCCGAAGACGCCTGCGCTGGGGCCTCTCTCGGCTGCGGAGGGACAAGGGGTTGTCACAGCCAAACCTCTCTGGCAGTGTCCAGGAGAATTTGGGTCACCAGTATGTGCGCAGCGAGTCAG ACTTCCCCCCGGTCTTCCACATCAAACTCAAGGACCAGGTGCTGCTGGAGGGAGAGGCAGCCACCCTGCTCTGCCTGCCGGCGGCCTGCCCTGCACCCCACATCTCCTGGATGAAAG ACAAGCAGTCCCTGCGGTCCGAGCCCTCGGTGATCATCGTGTCCTGCAAAGACGGCCGGCAGCTGCTGAGCATCCCCCGGGCAGGCAGGCGGCACGCCGGCCTCTACGAGTGCTCAGCCACCAACGTCCTGGGCAGCACCACCAGCTCCTGCACCGTGGCTGTGGCCC GCATCCCAGGGAAGCTAGCTCCTCCCGAGGTGCCCCAGACCTACCAGGACACGGCGCTGGTGCTCTGGAAGCCAGGAGACAGCAGGGCACCTTGCACGTACACGCTGGAGCAGCGGGTAGATG GCGAGTCTTCCTGGCATCCCGTGAGCTCGGGCATCCCTGACTGTTACTACAATGTGACCCACCTACCAGTTGGCATGACTGTGAGGTTCCGTGTGGCCTGTGCCAACCGCGCTGGGCAAGGGCCTTTCAGCAGCCCTTCTGACAAGGTCCTCGTCAGGGGCATGCGAG ACGCCTCAGCTCTGCCATCTGCTGCTCACAGAGACGCCCCTGTTACCTCAGGGCCAGCCAGGGCCCCGCCTCCTGACTCTCCTACCTCACTGGCCCCTTCACTGAGCCCCTTCCCAGCTCCTGCCCCCCCAGGCCCCCAGTCAGCCCTTCTCAGCCCCTCATCTTCCCCAGCACCCCCCAGCCAGGCCTTGTCCTCACTCAAGGCTGTGGGTCCACCACCCCAAACCCCCCCACGAAAGCACAGGGGCCTGCAGGCTGCCCAGCAAGTAGAAGCTACCCCACCCAGTGCCCAGGTCTCCCCGAGTGAGCCCAAGTCTTCCGTCCCCGACACTGGGACCCCGACCACAGCTTCCACCTCTCAAGGGGTGAAAACAGCATCTTCCTCAACTCCCCTGTATATGGTGACCTCCTTTGTGTCTGCACCACCAGCCCCCGAGCCCCCAGCCCCCGAGCCCCCTCCTGAGCCCACCAAGGTGACTGGGCAGAGCCTCAGCCTGGCCAAGGACGTGGTCAGCTCCCCTGGGGGTGGTCCCCCCAGTGCTCCCAGGCCAGAGAGCACCACTCTTCGAAAGGGTCCCCCTCAGAAACCCTACACCTTCCTGGAGGAGAAGGCCAG GGGCCGCTTTGGTGTAGTGCGCGCCTGCCGGGAGAATGCCACGGGGCGAACGTTCGTGGCCAAGATCGTGCCCTATGTGGCCGAGGGCAAGCGGCGGGTCCTGCAGGAGTACGAAGTGCTGCGGACGCTGCATCACGAGCGGCTCATGTCCCTGCACGAGGCCTACATCACCCCACGTTACCTCGTGCTCATCGCTGAGAGCTGTGGCAACCGGGAACTCCTCTGTGGGCTGAGCGACAG GTTCCGGTATTCAGAGGACGACGTGGCCACCTACGTGGTGCAGCTGCTACAAGGCCTGGACTATCTCCATGGCCGCCACGTGCTGCATCTGGACATCAAACCAGACAACCTGCTCCTGGCCCCTGACAACGCCCTTAAGATCGTGGACTTTGGCAGCGCCCAGCCCTACAACCCCCAGGCTCTGCGGCCCCTTGGCCACCGCACGGGCACGCTGGAGTTCATGG CTCCTGAGATGGTAAAGGGAGACCCCATCGGCTCTGCCACGGACATCTGGGGAGTGGGTGTGCTCACTTACATCAT GCTCAGTGGACGCTCCCCGTTCTATGAGCCAGACCCCCAGGAAACGGAGTCTCGCATTGTGGGGGGCCGCTTTGATGCCTTCCAGCTGTACCCCAACACGTCCCAGAGCGCCACCCTTTTCTTGCGAAAGGTCCTCTCAGTACATCCCTG GAGCCGGCCCTCCCTGCAGGACTGCCTAGCCCACCCATGGCTGCAGGACGCCTACCTGATGAAGCTGCGCCGCCAGACGCTCACCTTCACCACCAGCCGGCTCAAGGAGTTCCTGGGCGAGCAGCTGCGCCGCCGGGCCGAGGCTGCCACCCGTCACAAGGTGCTGCTCCGCTCCTACCCAGGCAGCCCCTAG
- the SPEGNB gene encoding SPEG neighbor protein: protein MSKAAPAKKRVAAAPPPGCTLDIKDPQVQRAAIRIQASYRGHRSRKELREKGPPRVLEPLKDVVLIEGSAAKLTCRISAFPDPFIRWSKDGKELRDGPKYRYVFEDPDVVALVVRDGELADLGQYSINVTNPFGQCSDSARILVEVPAKIQKGPSNTKARKGTTVTLTAEIMGEPAPDVGWTKDGEDIDEDDRVFFEIGSTTTTLTIRRATPEDSGKYEVYVENSLGMDQSFARVDVA, encoded by the exons ATGTCCAAAGCAGCTCCTGCCAAAAAACGAGTGGCTGCAGCCCCGCCTCCAGGATGTACCCTGGATATCAAGGACCCCCAGGTCCAGAGAGCGGCCATTCGCATCCAGGCCTCTTACCGGGGCCACAG GTCCCGGAAGGAGCTGCGCGAGAAGGGGCCACCGCGAGTGCTGGAGCCGCTGAAGGATGTGGTGCTGATTGAGGGCAGCGCGGCTAAGCTGACTTGCCGCATTTCGGCTTTCCCGGACCCATTCATCCGCTGGAGCAAGGACGGCAAGGAGCTGCGCGACGGGCCCAAGTATCGCTACGTCTTCGAGGACCCTGACGTAGTGGCACTGGTGGTGCGCGACGGCGAGCTGGCAGATCTAGGCCAGTACAGCATCAACGTAACCAACCCCTTCGGCCAGTGCTCGGACTCCGCACGCATCCTCGTGGAAG tACCGGCGAAGATTCAGAAGGGACCGAGTAACACTAAGGCGCGCAAAGGCACCACGGTAACGCTGACTGCCGAGATCATGGGCGAGCCTGCGCCCGACGTGGGCTGGACCAAGGACGGGGAAGACATCGATGAGGACGACAg AGTGTTTTTCGAGATCGGCAGTACCACCACGACGCTGACTATCCGCCGGGCCACGCCTGAGGACAGCGGCAAGTACGAGGTGTACGTGGAGAACAGCCTGGGCATGGACCAGAGCTTCGCTCGCGTGGACGTGGCCTGA